In Microbacterium foliorum, the following proteins share a genomic window:
- a CDS encoding helix-turn-helix domain-containing protein, with translation MATNELGLFLAARRAGISPDAAGIHWSGVRRVPGLRREEVAMLAGVSVDYYARLEQGREKGPSPSVLNALSRALDLTPDAREHLYRLAGAAPAPAPTPAIEHVDSPLLRLMDAWPDTPAFVLNRRLDILAMNPLAGALYSGFANPRNLARMVFAEPEGPAFFHDWDRSAQGSVANIRLALGYDAHDRATLALVEELRASSPRFSALWEKNEARGKTHDAKVFVHPVVGRLTLEFNAFDVRGATGQQLIVYRAEPGSPSDDALRLLATLAATRGATTDEVDARISR, from the coding sequence ATGGCGACCAACGAACTCGGGCTCTTCCTCGCCGCGCGGCGCGCGGGCATCAGCCCCGACGCTGCCGGCATCCATTGGAGTGGCGTCCGTCGCGTCCCCGGCCTTCGACGCGAAGAAGTCGCGATGCTCGCCGGGGTCAGTGTCGACTACTACGCACGGCTCGAACAGGGCCGAGAGAAGGGCCCGTCCCCTTCGGTGCTCAACGCGCTGAGTCGGGCCCTCGATTTGACGCCGGATGCGCGCGAGCATCTCTATCGGCTCGCCGGTGCCGCACCTGCCCCCGCTCCGACTCCCGCCATCGAGCACGTGGACTCGCCGCTGCTCCGCTTGATGGACGCGTGGCCCGACACACCCGCTTTCGTCCTCAACCGGCGCCTCGACATACTCGCGATGAACCCGCTCGCCGGTGCCCTCTACTCGGGGTTCGCGAACCCGCGAAACCTCGCCCGGATGGTCTTCGCAGAACCCGAGGGCCCTGCCTTCTTCCACGACTGGGATCGCTCCGCGCAAGGGAGCGTGGCCAACATCCGACTTGCCCTGGGCTACGACGCCCACGACCGTGCGACCTTGGCGCTGGTGGAGGAGCTGCGGGCGAGCAGTCCGCGTTTCTCCGCGCTGTGGGAGAAGAATGAGGCGCGAGGCAAGACCCACGATGCCAAGGTGTTCGTCCATCCCGTTGTCGGCCGTCTCACACTCGAATTCAACGCGTTCGACGTGCGTGGCGCGACGGGGCAGCAGCTGATCGTCTACCGGGCGGAACCCGGATCACCGAGTGACGACGCGCTCCGACTGCTCGCGACGCTCGCCGCGACTCGCGGGGCGACGACGGACGAGGTCGACGCGCGGATCAGCCGGTAG
- a CDS encoding BLUF domain-containing protein — translation MNAENPLVSLVYCSSATHPFSEQELADLLAVSRARNSARDITGMLLYRGGEFVQILEGTRSDVESLMEIIGRDPRHEDVRVLIEEPLHERRFAEWTMGYQSLVAAEPKLLSGYRDSFDDLRVGDHDMIGRAIMELTLWFRVRESAAR, via the coding sequence ATGAATGCGGAGAACCCGCTCGTCTCGCTCGTCTACTGCAGCAGTGCGACGCACCCGTTCAGCGAACAGGAGCTCGCCGACCTCCTCGCGGTGAGCCGCGCCCGGAACAGCGCCCGTGACATCACCGGCATGCTGCTCTACCGAGGCGGTGAGTTCGTCCAGATCCTCGAGGGCACCAGGTCGGACGTGGAGAGCCTGATGGAGATCATCGGCCGAGATCCCCGTCACGAGGACGTGCGTGTGCTGATCGAGGAGCCGCTGCACGAGCGGCGCTTCGCCGAGTGGACGATGGGCTATCAGTCGCTCGTCGCCGCCGAGCCGAAGTTGCTGTCCGGCTATCGCGACTCCTTCGACGACCTCCGCGTGGGAGACCACGACATGATCGGGCGGGCGATCATGGAGCTCACTCTGTGGTTCCGCGTGCGGGAGTCCGCCGCGCGGTAG
- a CDS encoding NIPSNAP family protein, with amino-acid sequence MITIHLRYEIDPDKLDDFTEYGRAWIRLVAKHGGTHHGYFMPSEGDSDEAFALFTFPSLAEYEIYRTASKTDPECIEAFELARTTQCIRRYERRFLSPVFSADAD; translated from the coding sequence ATGATCACGATTCACCTGCGCTACGAGATCGACCCCGACAAGCTCGACGACTTCACCGAGTACGGACGCGCGTGGATCCGACTGGTGGCGAAGCACGGAGGCACCCACCACGGCTACTTCATGCCGAGCGAGGGCGACAGCGACGAGGCGTTCGCGCTGTTCACGTTCCCCTCCCTGGCTGAGTACGAGATCTACCGCACAGCCTCGAAGACCGACCCCGAGTGCATCGAGGCGTTCGAACTGGCACGCACGACGCAGTGCATCCGTCGCTACGAGCGGCGCTTCCTCAGCCCCGTCTTCTCCGCCGACGCCGACTGA
- the glsA gene encoding glutaminase A: MRPDARSYDLDDLRRRVMREQGGAVDDSIPELADADAELCALALVLPDGTIRTSAQAEVSFSVQSAVKPFLFALALLDTRGEALDLVGIEPTGEAFDAIKLESGTGRPPNPMVNAGALLTASLVDGGAVDERDERIIRGLSAFAGRRLEVDESVARNEHLLGDRNHALAHLMRAEGTLHVSADDAVAVYARACAVLVDAEALAVMGATLACGGVNPVSGERVVPQSVARDVVSVMATCGVYDGSGRWMREVGIPAKSSVSGAIVLSAPGRLGAAVVSPPLDELGTSVRGRAACDALSVELDLHAFGTAAG; the protein is encoded by the coding sequence ATGAGACCAGACGCGCGCAGCTACGACCTCGACGATCTCCGGCGGCGGGTCATGCGGGAGCAGGGCGGTGCGGTGGATGACAGCATCCCCGAACTGGCCGACGCCGACGCCGAACTGTGCGCGCTGGCACTGGTGCTGCCGGATGGGACGATCCGCACCAGTGCTCAGGCGGAGGTGTCGTTCAGCGTGCAGTCGGCCGTCAAGCCGTTCCTCTTCGCTCTGGCACTGCTCGACACCCGGGGTGAGGCGCTGGACCTCGTCGGTATCGAACCGACGGGGGAGGCGTTCGACGCGATCAAGCTCGAGAGCGGCACCGGCCGTCCGCCGAACCCGATGGTCAACGCAGGGGCGCTGCTCACGGCATCGCTCGTCGACGGAGGGGCCGTGGACGAGCGAGACGAGCGGATCATTCGGGGGCTGTCGGCCTTCGCCGGGCGGCGTCTCGAGGTCGATGAGAGCGTCGCGCGGAACGAGCATCTGCTCGGTGACCGCAACCACGCGCTCGCCCACCTCATGCGGGCCGAGGGCACCCTGCATGTCAGCGCCGACGATGCCGTCGCCGTCTATGCGCGGGCGTGCGCCGTGCTGGTCGACGCGGAGGCACTCGCCGTCATGGGCGCGACTCTCGCCTGCGGTGGAGTGAACCCGGTGTCGGGGGAGCGCGTCGTCCCGCAGAGCGTGGCTCGTGATGTCGTCTCGGTCATGGCGACCTGCGGGGTGTACGACGGTTCCGGGCGATGGATGCGCGAGGTCGGCATCCCGGCGAAGTCGAGCGTGTCCGGCGCGATCGTGCTCTCGGCGCCCGGGCGACTCGGAGCGGCCGTCGTCAGCCCTCCGCTGGACGAGCTCGGCACGAGCGTGCGCGGAAGAGCGGCGTGCGATGCGCTGAGCGTCGAGCTCGACCTGCACGCGTTCGGAACAGCAGCGGGCTGA
- a CDS encoding D-alanyl-D-alanine carboxypeptidase family protein produces MTAPDRPVDELSDFAELMAHEQEFSGDRIDPAVRRRRRRRGLLITAVCLVVLLAVTGGYVGWALTAPTDPPAVSTRAPQVPVGDAVAVPTHTAAASAISIAGADAYLGEGASGTWSATGTGEPLPIASITKLITALVILDAAPLTSADDPGPTITFGKADHDLYDEYYVLGATIAPMPTGTSMSLRDALAAMLIPSASNYAEALSTRIFGSQSAFLGATRDWLTSHGLSGTTITEPTGLSPRNTSTPADLLAIAKLAAAHPAIAKIVATPAVSIPGAGALYTTNDLLGTAGITGLKTGNLGEGTHNLLYTATLDVGATDPLSVTGVVLGGSSYESVNAIVVAALESIRSGFHQVPVATEGQEIGSVSTPWESTATIVIGESASILTWSDTPIEMTMDIETPPAYRDGTVVGSITWTAGPHTVTAPVMISGSIDPPGEWWRLTHPSELESPLDAGD; encoded by the coding sequence ATGACGGCGCCCGACCGGCCGGTGGATGAGCTGTCCGATTTCGCGGAGCTCATGGCGCACGAGCAGGAGTTCAGCGGCGATCGGATCGACCCAGCTGTGCGCAGAAGACGCCGGCGACGAGGGCTCCTCATCACCGCCGTCTGCCTCGTCGTGCTGCTGGCCGTGACCGGAGGCTACGTCGGGTGGGCACTCACGGCGCCGACGGATCCGCCGGCGGTGAGCACTCGCGCACCGCAGGTCCCGGTCGGCGACGCTGTTGCCGTGCCCACGCATACGGCCGCGGCATCAGCGATCAGCATCGCCGGCGCCGATGCCTATCTGGGTGAGGGGGCGAGCGGCACCTGGTCGGCGACGGGGACCGGCGAACCGCTCCCGATCGCGAGCATCACCAAGCTCATCACCGCCCTCGTCATCCTCGATGCGGCGCCGCTCACGTCTGCGGACGACCCCGGGCCGACCATCACGTTCGGTAAGGCCGATCATGATCTGTACGACGAGTACTACGTGCTGGGCGCGACCATCGCTCCGATGCCCACCGGCACCTCGATGTCGCTGCGCGATGCCCTCGCCGCGATGCTGATCCCCTCCGCGAGCAACTACGCCGAGGCGCTGTCGACGCGGATCTTCGGCTCGCAGAGTGCTTTCCTCGGCGCTACGCGCGACTGGCTCACGTCCCACGGGCTCAGCGGGACGACGATCACGGAGCCCACCGGTCTCAGTCCGCGCAACACGAGCACGCCCGCCGACCTGCTGGCCATCGCGAAGCTCGCCGCCGCGCATCCGGCGATCGCGAAGATCGTCGCGACCCCGGCGGTCTCGATTCCGGGCGCCGGCGCGCTGTACACCACCAACGACCTCCTCGGCACGGCCGGCATCACCGGACTGAAGACCGGGAACCTGGGCGAGGGCACCCACAACCTGCTGTACACGGCGACACTCGACGTCGGCGCGACCGATCCGCTCTCGGTCACAGGAGTCGTCCTCGGGGGATCGTCGTACGAGTCGGTGAACGCCATCGTGGTCGCCGCACTCGAGAGCATCCGCTCCGGTTTCCACCAGGTGCCCGTCGCGACCGAAGGTCAGGAGATCGGGTCCGTCTCGACGCCCTGGGAATCCACGGCCACGATCGTCATCGGCGAGAGCGCGTCGATCCTCACCTGGTCGGACACCCCGATCGAGATGACGATGGACATCGAGACCCCACCCGCGTACCGCGACGGCACGGTCGTGGGAAGCATCACCTGGACAGCCGGCCCCCACACCGTCACCGCTCCCGTGATGATCTCGGGGAGCATCGACCCGCCCGGCGAGTGGTGGCGGCTCACCCACCCGTCCGAACTCGAGTCGCCGCTGGATGCTGGCGACTGA
- a CDS encoding sugar phosphate isomerase/epimerase family protein, which translates to MARPITLFTGQWADLPFEEVARLAGEWGYDGLEIACWGDHIDVSRWDDDAYVQSRRDILECNGLQVWAISNHLTGQAVCDDPIDVRHRDILSDRVWGDGDAEGVRRRAAEDLKDTARFAAKLGVSTVNGFTGSSIWKAVAMFPPASDGFIAAGYQDFADRWNPILDVFEEVGVRFALEVHPSEIAYDYWTAKATLDAIGHRKSFGFNFDPSHFVWQQLDSVAFVLDFAEHIFHVHVKESIANLDGRNGVLGSHLPWANPRRGWTFVSTGHGAVTWEPLFRALNAIGYTGPTSVEWEDAGMDRLHGAPEALAFVRRLAAITPPESAFDSAFSTKTDGSA; encoded by the coding sequence ATGGCACGTCCGATCACGTTGTTCACCGGTCAGTGGGCGGATCTTCCGTTCGAGGAGGTCGCTCGTCTGGCGGGGGAGTGGGGGTATGACGGGTTGGAGATCGCCTGCTGGGGAGACCACATCGACGTCTCCCGGTGGGATGACGACGCCTACGTCCAGTCGCGTCGCGACATCCTGGAGTGCAACGGGTTGCAAGTGTGGGCGATCTCGAACCACCTCACGGGGCAGGCGGTGTGCGACGACCCGATCGACGTGCGCCACCGCGACATCCTGTCGGATCGGGTGTGGGGCGACGGCGACGCGGAGGGTGTACGTCGGCGGGCGGCAGAGGATCTGAAGGACACGGCGCGCTTCGCGGCGAAGCTGGGTGTGTCGACGGTGAACGGCTTCACGGGGTCGAGCATCTGGAAGGCGGTGGCGATGTTCCCGCCGGCGTCCGATGGGTTCATCGCGGCTGGATACCAGGACTTCGCCGACCGGTGGAACCCGATCCTCGACGTGTTCGAGGAGGTCGGGGTGCGATTCGCGCTCGAGGTGCATCCGTCCGAGATCGCCTACGACTACTGGACCGCGAAGGCCACCCTCGATGCGATCGGGCACAGGAAGAGCTTCGGGTTCAACTTCGACCCGTCGCACTTCGTCTGGCAGCAGCTGGACTCGGTGGCGTTCGTGCTCGACTTCGCCGAGCACATCTTCCATGTGCACGTGAAGGAGTCGATCGCGAACCTCGACGGCCGCAACGGCGTGCTCGGCTCGCACCTGCCGTGGGCGAACCCGCGTCGCGGATGGACGTTCGTGTCGACCGGGCATGGCGCGGTGACGTGGGAGCCGCTGTTCCGGGCGCTGAACGCGATCGGCTACACCGGCCCGACGAGCGTCGAGTGGGAGGACGCCGGCATGGATCGCCTGCACGGCGCGCCCGAGGCCTTGGCATTCGTACGCAGGCTCGCCGCGATCACCCCGCCGGAGTCCGCATTCGACTCGGCCTTCTCCACCAAGACCGACGGGAGCGCCTGA
- a CDS encoding glycosyl hydrolase family 95 catalytic domain-containing protein: MSDSCAPTWDLGMLAGSGRVGAVLWGGPQEHVISLTHEHFFLPVNARTPPPLFAEAMPRVRAALLAHEADDAAAIVAETAGSADFSQMIWTDPLAPGAELRLTIDASGSAQVAAYRRRRDLTTGEITTVWREDGIRREVRLVVPRGARRARIAVRSGVPGEARLRLGVTDDRNADIPGAASYAGAVHRRVEVVSSNEAALAVSAGAGGDRAITLTTTVRASTGEVQVVDDGSVEFTAGLDGSTWTEFEIDLRLGDADPETLALGNTAALQSASRLDLSSGVSEDVPTEVLLEGAESDPRTMRALIELAYAAGRANIISATGELPATLQGVWQGTWSPAWSADYTLNGNVQNGGMASLVPTGTPELAASLSRMLVPHFDDFRTNAARIFGFEGAMLPSRMSTHGLANHFSDGFPHQFWISCGGWVLRMLADAVLSSGDRTLIGDREWELIEGVLLFLRDVIDHGPVAPSYSPENTPGGASTPLAVNATMDIAVLRDADRAGRVLAEALGVEPIRLPAVEPHFRIDNEGRLAEWGDPAFPPHLAHRHTSELYPLWYDIDPAFEATDLRAAALRLIREKIAWRAEDPGPPPGNGEMAFGLAQLGLAAAALGDAPSAERCLHWLAALHFTPAMSTTHDSGAIFNVDASGALPALVAAMLIGSSRRTITLLPAVPDSWTEGAVSGLTTRTALSVELLAWSATGITVTLAGSPESAWVRSGPIELRLPRPVISPAHSEPVRTIVLDHRESRHHLTLTWAPSAS; this comes from the coding sequence GTGAGCGACAGCTGCGCGCCGACGTGGGATCTCGGGATGCTCGCCGGCAGCGGCCGGGTGGGCGCGGTGCTCTGGGGCGGGCCGCAGGAGCACGTCATCTCGCTGACGCACGAGCACTTCTTCCTTCCGGTCAACGCGCGCACGCCTCCGCCCCTGTTCGCTGAGGCGATGCCACGGGTCCGCGCCGCGCTTCTGGCTCACGAGGCCGATGATGCGGCCGCGATCGTCGCGGAGACGGCGGGCTCTGCAGACTTCTCGCAGATGATCTGGACGGATCCGCTCGCGCCGGGCGCCGAGCTGCGGCTGACCATCGATGCTTCTGGCAGTGCGCAGGTCGCGGCGTACCGGCGGCGGCGTGACCTGACGACGGGGGAGATCACGACCGTATGGCGGGAGGACGGCATCCGCCGCGAGGTGCGCCTCGTGGTGCCGCGAGGGGCAAGGCGAGCCCGGATCGCGGTGAGGTCGGGCGTGCCAGGAGAGGCGCGCCTCAGGCTCGGCGTGACTGACGACAGGAACGCTGACATCCCGGGCGCCGCGAGCTACGCGGGCGCCGTGCACCGAAGGGTGGAGGTGGTGTCGTCGAACGAGGCGGCACTCGCCGTGAGCGCGGGTGCCGGAGGCGACCGTGCCATCACCCTGACGACGACCGTGCGGGCATCGACAGGAGAGGTGCAGGTCGTAGACGACGGCTCCGTCGAGTTCACGGCCGGTCTCGACGGTTCGACGTGGACGGAGTTCGAGATCGATCTGCGCTTGGGCGACGCCGACCCCGAGACGCTCGCGCTCGGGAATACGGCGGCGTTGCAGTCCGCCTCCCGGCTCGACCTCTCGTCGGGGGTGTCCGAGGACGTGCCTACCGAGGTGCTGCTCGAGGGCGCCGAGAGCGACCCTCGCACGATGCGAGCGCTGATCGAACTCGCCTACGCAGCGGGCCGCGCCAACATCATCAGCGCGACGGGTGAGCTGCCTGCCACTCTGCAGGGCGTCTGGCAGGGGACGTGGTCACCGGCGTGGTCGGCCGACTACACGCTGAACGGCAACGTGCAGAACGGCGGGATGGCGTCGTTGGTGCCCACGGGCACGCCGGAACTGGCGGCATCCCTCTCTCGGATGCTGGTTCCGCATTTCGACGACTTCCGCACCAACGCCGCGCGCATCTTCGGTTTCGAGGGGGCCATGCTGCCGAGCCGGATGAGCACGCACGGGCTCGCGAACCACTTCTCCGACGGCTTTCCCCATCAGTTCTGGATCAGCTGCGGCGGGTGGGTGCTGCGGATGCTGGCCGATGCGGTCCTGTCATCCGGAGATCGCACCCTGATCGGCGACCGCGAGTGGGAGCTGATCGAGGGGGTCCTTCTGTTCTTGCGCGACGTGATCGACCACGGGCCTGTCGCGCCCTCATACTCGCCGGAGAACACACCCGGGGGAGCGTCGACGCCGCTGGCCGTGAACGCGACCATGGACATCGCGGTTCTGCGCGACGCCGATCGAGCGGGCCGGGTGCTGGCGGAGGCGCTCGGCGTCGAGCCGATCCGACTTCCCGCGGTCGAGCCGCATTTCCGCATCGACAATGAGGGGCGACTGGCCGAGTGGGGGGATCCCGCATTCCCGCCGCATCTCGCGCACCGGCACACGAGTGAGCTGTACCCCCTCTGGTACGACATCGATCCGGCATTCGAGGCGACGGATCTGCGGGCCGCGGCGCTGCGTCTCATCCGGGAGAAGATCGCGTGGCGCGCTGAGGATCCGGGCCCGCCCCCGGGCAACGGCGAGATGGCATTCGGGCTCGCTCAGCTAGGACTCGCGGCCGCGGCCCTGGGCGATGCGCCGAGCGCCGAGCGCTGCCTCCACTGGCTCGCGGCGCTGCACTTCACCCCCGCAATGTCGACGACGCACGATTCCGGTGCGATCTTCAACGTCGATGCGAGCGGTGCGCTGCCCGCCCTCGTCGCCGCAATGCTGATCGGGTCGTCGCGACGCACCATCACGCTTCTCCCCGCCGTCCCCGACTCCTGGACCGAGGGTGCGGTGTCAGGACTAACGACGCGGACGGCGCTGTCAGTCGAACTTCTGGCGTGGAGCGCCACGGGTATCACCGTGACGCTCGCCGGGAGCCCCGAGTCCGCCTGGGTGCGCAGCGGCCCGATCGAGCTGCGGCTGCCCAGGCCCGTCATCTCCCCAGCGCACTCGGAGCCGGTGCGGACCATCGTGCTGGATCATCGCGAGTCCCGCCACCACCTGACTTTGACCTGGGCGCCATCCGCGTCCTGA
- a CDS encoding Gfo/Idh/MocA family protein — protein sequence MTRNPLRVAVIGAGFMARAHSHAWRTAPRFFDLPREPRLSVLVSRDEERGRKAAHDWGWDSWSGDWRTIIERDDIDVIDICTPGDTHAQIAVAALGSGKHVLCEKPLANDPADAADMVAAAEAAARRGLVAMCGYSYRRTPALASARRLISEGALGTIRHVRAQYLQDWLSAADASHTWRLDRASAGSGALGDIGAHSIDTAQWLTGQQIEGVSAHLRTFVTSRPRRSAEVGLGGRGDLDAERLPVDVDDAAAFIAGFSGGALGVFEATRMALGHRNANRIEINGDRGSVAFDFERMNELEFYSEDDADDRRGFRTIQATDPAHPYAEAWWPTGHGIGYEHTFTHQIVDFARSIDGAPEEPTFADAYQVQRVLAAVEESAGDEGRFTRVR from the coding sequence ATGACGAGGAACCCGCTGCGTGTGGCCGTGATCGGCGCGGGGTTCATGGCGCGGGCGCATTCCCACGCGTGGCGCACCGCACCGCGTTTCTTCGACCTGCCACGCGAACCACGACTCTCTGTGCTGGTGTCGCGCGACGAGGAGCGAGGCCGCAAGGCGGCGCATGATTGGGGCTGGGACAGCTGGTCGGGAGACTGGCGAACGATCATCGAACGAGACGACATCGATGTGATCGACATCTGCACCCCGGGAGACACCCACGCGCAGATCGCAGTCGCGGCTCTCGGGTCAGGCAAGCACGTCCTCTGCGAGAAGCCGCTCGCGAACGATCCGGCAGACGCCGCCGACATGGTGGCCGCCGCAGAGGCCGCGGCACGCCGCGGCCTCGTCGCGATGTGCGGCTACAGCTATCGGCGTACCCCCGCGCTCGCCTCAGCCCGGCGACTCATCTCGGAGGGCGCGCTCGGCACCATCCGGCACGTGCGCGCGCAGTACCTGCAGGACTGGCTGAGCGCCGCGGATGCTTCGCACACCTGGCGTCTCGACCGCGCATCAGCGGGTTCGGGTGCCCTCGGTGACATCGGCGCGCACAGCATCGACACCGCGCAGTGGCTGACGGGTCAGCAGATCGAGGGCGTGTCGGCGCATCTGCGCACGTTCGTGACCTCGCGCCCACGACGCAGTGCCGAGGTGGGTCTCGGAGGCCGGGGCGATCTCGACGCCGAGCGGCTTCCGGTCGACGTCGATGACGCGGCGGCGTTCATCGCCGGATTCAGCGGCGGCGCGCTCGGGGTGTTCGAGGCGACGCGGATGGCGCTCGGCCACCGCAATGCGAACCGCATCGAGATCAACGGAGACCGAGGCTCGGTGGCGTTCGACTTCGAGCGGATGAACGAACTCGAGTTCTACAGCGAGGACGACGCCGACGATCGTCGCGGGTTCCGCACCATCCAGGCCACTGATCCCGCGCACCCGTACGCCGAGGCATGGTGGCCCACGGGGCACGGCATCGGCTACGAGCACACGTTCACGCACCAGATCGTCGACTTCGCCCGATCCATCGACGGTGCGCCGGAAGAGCCCACGTTCGCCGACGCGTATCAGGTGCAGCGGGTACTCGCTGCGGTCGAGGAGAGCGCGGGCGACGAGGGCCGATTCACCCGCGTCCGGTGA
- a CDS encoding alpha-N-arabinofuranosidase — MTTAHAIIDLDVTGDRINRHIYGHFAEHLGRCIYDGFWVGEDSEIPNVRGIRLDIVEALKALDIPNLRWPGGCFADTYHWRDGIGPRELRPRIANTNWGDVVENNHFGTHEFMDLCDLLGADAYVNGNIGSGTVQEMADWVEYLTRGDDSPMARLRRENGRDEPWKVPFWGLGNEAWGCGGNMSAAHYAEEARRYATFAHNHGENRLTRIAAGANEDDLDWTRVLMKSLMECHGCTLYGNLPYQAISFHYYTHSGSGINTEDAAPFSGAQYYDTMAHAADVERIVRGHVAVMDSYDPDNRVSLVCDEWGTWWNVEEGTNPGFLFQQNTVRDALVAGIHFDVFHRYARRISMANIAQTVNVLQAMVLTDGDRLVLTPTYHVFEMNKRHQDALQLHTSVRDTPTLRVRGGDLPLVSMSASTRDDTALISLSHLAIDADCAVSIDLRGRDAKITRARVLTGDDASACNDAEAPDRVAPRGLDATLRDGILTITMPPHSFATVELALEPESDRGDVTR, encoded by the coding sequence ATTACCACCGCCCACGCGATCATCGATCTCGATGTGACCGGGGATCGCATCAACCGGCACATATACGGGCACTTCGCCGAGCACCTGGGTCGCTGCATCTATGACGGCTTCTGGGTCGGGGAGGACTCCGAGATCCCGAACGTGCGCGGCATCCGGCTCGACATCGTCGAAGCCCTGAAGGCCCTCGACATCCCCAACCTCCGCTGGCCGGGCGGATGCTTCGCCGACACCTATCACTGGCGAGACGGCATCGGTCCACGTGAGCTGCGGCCTCGAATCGCCAACACCAACTGGGGAGACGTAGTCGAGAACAACCACTTCGGCACCCACGAGTTCATGGACCTGTGCGACCTGCTCGGCGCCGACGCGTACGTCAATGGCAACATCGGCAGCGGCACGGTGCAGGAGATGGCCGACTGGGTGGAATACCTCACCCGCGGCGACGACAGCCCGATGGCCAGGCTGCGGCGGGAGAACGGTCGAGACGAGCCATGGAAGGTGCCGTTCTGGGGGCTCGGGAACGAGGCGTGGGGATGCGGTGGCAACATGTCGGCGGCCCACTACGCCGAGGAGGCGAGGCGCTACGCGACGTTCGCGCACAACCACGGCGAGAACCGCCTCACCCGCATCGCGGCTGGCGCCAACGAGGACGACCTCGACTGGACTCGCGTTCTGATGAAGTCGCTCATGGAGTGCCACGGCTGCACTCTCTACGGGAACCTGCCGTACCAGGCGATCTCGTTCCACTACTACACGCACTCCGGGTCGGGCATCAACACCGAGGATGCGGCGCCCTTCAGCGGTGCGCAGTACTACGACACGATGGCCCATGCTGCCGACGTCGAGCGCATCGTGCGCGGCCACGTGGCGGTGATGGACTCATATGACCCCGACAATCGCGTCTCACTGGTGTGCGACGAGTGGGGCACCTGGTGGAACGTCGAAGAGGGCACGAACCCCGGATTCCTCTTCCAGCAGAACACGGTGCGCGACGCCCTGGTCGCAGGGATCCACTTCGACGTCTTCCACCGCTACGCCCGGCGCATATCGATGGCGAACATCGCGCAGACCGTCAACGTGCTGCAGGCGATGGTCCTCACCGACGGTGACCGGCTCGTCCTCACGCCGACCTACCACGTGTTCGAGATGAACAAGCGGCACCAGGATGCGCTGCAGCTGCACACCTCCGTGCGCGACACACCGACGCTGCGCGTGCGCGGCGGCGATCTTCCGCTGGTCTCGATGTCGGCGTCGACGCGCGACGACACGGCACTGATCTCGCTCAGCCACCTCGCGATCGACGCCGACTGCGCCGTCAGCATCGACCTTCGCGGACGAGACGCGAAGATTACCAGGGCTCGCGTGCTCACCGGTGACGACGCGTCTGCCTGTAACGATGCAGAGGCACCCGACCGCGTAGCCCCGCGTGGACTCGATGCGACGCTGCGCGACGGGATCCTGACGATCACCATGCCGCCGCATTCGTTCGCGACCGTCGAGCTCGCACTGGAGCCCGAGTCCGACAGAGGGGACGTGACGCGATGA